A DNA window from Caulobacter mirabilis contains the following coding sequences:
- a CDS encoding phage tail protein: MAEYYLGQIMMTGFNFAQKNFAMCNGQLLPIAQNQALFSLLGVIYGGNGTTNFQLPNLMGRAPVGQGRGPFGTNNIGQSGGVENVTVLLNQLPQHTHMFAANTAAGTTLTPSAAPGTYATATISGGGTESIYAPPASGALVPLLPAAISSVGGTLPHANMQPFEVINFNIALNGVYPSRN; this comes from the coding sequence GTGGCAGAGTATTACCTCGGTCAGATCATGATGACCGGCTTCAACTTCGCCCAGAAGAACTTCGCCATGTGCAACGGGCAGCTCCTGCCCATCGCACAGAACCAGGCCCTGTTCTCACTGCTGGGCGTGATCTACGGCGGCAACGGCACGACCAATTTCCAGCTGCCCAACCTCATGGGACGCGCGCCCGTCGGGCAGGGACGCGGCCCCTTCGGCACGAACAACATCGGCCAGAGCGGCGGCGTGGAGAACGTGACGGTGCTGCTCAACCAGTTGCCGCAGCACACCCATATGTTCGCGGCCAACACCGCGGCCGGCACGACGCTGACGCCGTCGGCGGCGCCCGGCACCTACGCGACGGCGACCATCTCCGGCGGCGGGACCGAGTCGATCTACGCGCCGCCCGCTTCCGGAGCGCTGGTTCCGCTTTTGCCGGCGGCCATCAGCTCCGTCGGCGGCACGCTGCCTCACGCGAACATGCAGCCGTTCGAGGTGATCAACTTCAACATCGCCCTCAACGGCGTCTATCCGTCGCGCAACTGA
- a CDS encoding phage tail protein → MSTPYLGEIRMFGFPRIPTGWQNCNGQLLSIAEYDALFNLLGTTYGGDGITTFAVPDLRGRLPLHQGQGQGLSPRPIGQSGGTETVLLNTQQIPSHTHSWMATQGAANSARPANTEVLGALATDTQYLTDITGYIAYPLAPTTVQPAGGSQPHENMMPSLTVNICIALFGIYPSQG, encoded by the coding sequence ATGAGCACGCCCTATCTCGGCGAAATCCGGATGTTCGGCTTCCCGCGCATCCCGACCGGCTGGCAGAACTGCAACGGCCAACTCCTGTCGATCGCGGAATACGACGCCCTCTTCAACCTGCTGGGCACCACCTACGGCGGCGACGGCATCACCACCTTCGCGGTGCCGGACCTGCGCGGCCGCCTGCCGCTTCACCAGGGTCAGGGCCAAGGCCTCAGCCCCCGCCCGATCGGCCAGAGCGGCGGCACGGAAACCGTCCTGCTGAACACTCAGCAGATTCCGAGCCACACCCACTCCTGGATGGCCACCCAGGGGGCGGCGAACTCGGCGAGACCCGCGAACACCGAGGTCCTCGGCGCCCTGGCGACCGACACCCAGTATCTCACGGACATCACCGGCTACATCGCCTATCCGCTGGCCCCGACGACGGTCCAGCCGGCCGGCGGCAGTCAGCCGCACGAGAACATGATGCCCTCCCTGACGGTGAACATCTGCATCGCGCTCTTCGGCATCTATCCGTCGCAAGGCTGA